From Amycolatopsis sp. YIM 10, the proteins below share one genomic window:
- a CDS encoding acyl-CoA dehydrogenase family protein has translation MGLGLAALTKLAGVKAIDRAGLRRPIESLVSSATRGGFKAAGAAGRSFKAIQRRDAPERLSAAPDSGLFDLTPSEEQQMIVETVREFAAEQLRPAAAEADAKLTTPDGLLTRAAELGVTLVGIPEELGGVGTERSVVTGALVAEALAHGDLGLAVAVLAPSAVSTALVSWGDAEQQATYLPAFVGENVPAAALALQERAPLYDPFKPRTKARRTPHGYKVDGVKSLVPRAAQAELFVVSADLEGRGPALFIVESSNAGVSIEGEPAMGLRGAATGKLHLDGVSLPASALLGGGKPEVFAELVRLSRLGWAALAAGTAKAVLDYVIPYVNERQAFGEPVSHRQGVAFQVADIGIELEGLRLVTLRAAARAEQGKPYAREVALARKLAADKGMKIGSAGVQLLGGHGFVKEHPVERWYRDLRAAGVLEGSVLL, from the coding sequence ATGGGCCTTGGCCTCGCCGCGCTGACCAAGCTCGCGGGGGTCAAGGCGATCGACCGGGCCGGGCTGCGCAGGCCGATCGAGTCGCTGGTCTCGTCGGCCACGCGTGGCGGGTTCAAGGCCGCCGGTGCCGCCGGGCGCTCGTTCAAGGCGATCCAGCGGCGTGACGCACCGGAGCGGCTGTCGGCGGCGCCGGACAGCGGGCTGTTCGACCTCACCCCGTCCGAAGAGCAGCAGATGATCGTGGAGACCGTCCGCGAGTTCGCCGCCGAGCAGCTGCGCCCCGCGGCCGCCGAGGCCGACGCGAAGCTGACCACCCCGGACGGCCTGCTCACGCGCGCCGCCGAACTGGGCGTGACGCTGGTGGGCATTCCCGAGGAGCTGGGCGGTGTCGGCACCGAGCGCTCGGTGGTGACCGGCGCGCTGGTCGCCGAAGCGCTCGCGCACGGCGACCTCGGGCTGGCGGTCGCGGTGCTGGCCCCGTCCGCGGTGAGCACGGCGCTGGTTTCCTGGGGTGACGCCGAGCAGCAGGCCACCTATCTCCCGGCGTTCGTCGGGGAGAACGTGCCCGCGGCCGCGTTGGCCTTGCAGGAGCGCGCGCCGCTGTACGACCCGTTCAAGCCGCGCACCAAGGCCCGCCGCACCCCGCACGGGTACAAAGTGGACGGTGTGAAGTCGCTGGTCCCCCGTGCCGCGCAGGCTGAGCTTTTTGTGGTGTCCGCGGATCTCGAAGGCCGCGGGCCCGCGTTGTTCATCGTCGAGTCGTCGAACGCGGGCGTGAGCATCGAGGGCGAGCCCGCGATGGGCCTGCGTGGCGCGGCCACCGGGAAGCTGCACCTGGACGGGGTTTCCCTGCCCGCGTCGGCGCTGCTCGGTGGCGGCAAGCCGGAGGTTTTCGCCGAGCTGGTGCGGCTTTCGCGCCTCGGCTGGGCCGCGCTCGCGGCGGGCACCGCGAAGGCCGTGCTGGACTACGTGATCCCGTACGTCAACGAGCGGCAGGCGTTCGGCGAACCGGTCAGCCACCGGCAGGGCGTGGCTTTCCAGGTCGCCGACATCGGCATCGAGCTGGAGGGCCTGCGCCTGGTCACGCTGCGCGCGGCAGCCCGCGCCGAGCAGGGCAAGCCATACGCGCGCGAGGTCGCGCTGGCGCGGAAACTGGCCGCGGACAAGGGCATGAAGATCGGCAGCGCGGGTGTGCAGCTGCTCGGCGGGCACGGCTTCGTCAAGGAGCACCCGGTCGAGCGCTGGTACCGCGACCTGCGGGCGGCCGGTGTTCTCGAAGGCTCGGTCCTTCTCTGA
- a CDS encoding TetR/AcrR family transcriptional regulator → MEPTPARGKRPRDRKNQLAGVAAELFRARGYHGVGINDIAAAAGVTGPALYRHFADKQAILAHVVLSGIDDMEAATARAVSDSAVPGPEQIEALLTCLAGQAVERREIAALWRWEGRHLPRDDRREIRRRSGEVLASWAKSLQLVRPDLTPEDAELLCWAGLSVFGSVSVHHTSVAKRRFAQLLVELARRVLHTELPPAPETVPTPPPLGIGQPSRREQLLSAATDLFSQRGFHAVSMEEIGAAAGITGPSVYRHFPSKSALVVAICRRAADRLALGAENALRTSAPPDEREALRRLAESYVHTLTGSAELTVAFSGDPLNLPERDQAELLRVQRDYVAQWVQLLSAVHPSLNAREAKITVHAALTIANDLARTRRVNTRPNLPAELHMMMISVLDLD, encoded by the coding sequence ATGGAACCTACGCCCGCACGTGGCAAACGGCCACGCGACCGCAAGAACCAGCTCGCCGGGGTGGCCGCCGAGCTGTTCCGCGCGCGTGGTTACCACGGGGTGGGCATCAACGACATCGCCGCCGCGGCCGGGGTCACCGGGCCGGCGCTGTACCGGCACTTCGCGGACAAGCAGGCGATCCTCGCGCACGTGGTGCTCTCCGGCATCGACGACATGGAGGCCGCGACGGCGCGGGCGGTGTCGGACAGCGCGGTGCCCGGCCCCGAGCAGATCGAGGCGTTGCTCACCTGCCTGGCCGGGCAGGCCGTCGAACGCCGGGAGATCGCCGCGCTCTGGCGCTGGGAAGGCAGGCATCTGCCCCGCGACGACCGGCGCGAGATCCGGCGGCGCTCCGGCGAGGTGCTCGCGTCGTGGGCGAAGTCACTGCAGCTGGTCCGCCCGGACCTGACGCCGGAGGACGCGGAGCTGCTCTGCTGGGCTGGGCTCAGCGTGTTCGGCAGCGTGTCCGTGCACCACACGAGCGTGGCGAAGCGCCGGTTCGCGCAGTTGCTGGTCGAGCTGGCCCGGCGCGTGCTGCACACCGAACTGCCACCGGCACCGGAGACCGTGCCCACGCCCCCTCCGCTGGGGATCGGGCAGCCGTCCCGCCGCGAGCAACTGCTCTCCGCGGCGACGGACCTGTTCTCCCAGCGGGGTTTCCACGCGGTGAGCATGGAGGAGATCGGCGCCGCGGCCGGGATCACCGGCCCCAGCGTGTACCGGCACTTCCCGAGCAAGTCGGCGCTGGTCGTGGCGATCTGCCGCCGCGCGGCGGACCGGCTGGCGCTCGGCGCCGAAAACGCGTTGCGCACCAGTGCCCCGCCGGACGAACGCGAGGCGCTCCGCCGGCTCGCCGAGTCCTATGTGCACACGCTGACCGGTTCGGCCGAGCTGACCGTCGCCTTCTCCGGCGACCCGCTGAACCTGCCCGAGCGGGACCAGGCCGAACTGCTCCGCGTCCAGCGCGACTACGTGGCGCAGTGGGTGCAGTTGCTTTCGGCGGTCCACCCCTCGCTGAACGCGCGCGAGGCGAAGATCACCGTGCACGCCGCGCTCACCATCGCGAACGACCTCGCTCGCACGCGGCGGGTCAACACCCGCCCGAATCTGCCCGCGGAGCTGCACATGATGATGATTTCGGTGCTCGACCTGGACTGA
- a CDS encoding acetyl-CoA C-acetyltransferase: MSNEAYIYEALRTPRGKNKGGALHGTKPVDLVVGLIDELKVRHPNLDPAVIDDIVLGVVSPVGEQGGDIARTAALVAGLPETVAGVQLNRFCASGLEATNIAAQKVRSGWDRLVIGGGVESMSRVPMGSDGGALFMDPSTAYDNYIVPQGIGADLIATIEGFSREDVDAFAVRSQEKAEAAWSGGYFSKSVVPVKDINGVTILDHDEHRRPGTSIEGLAKLKPAFTTIGDMGGFDAVALQKYHSVEKIDHVHTGGNSSGIVDGAAIVLVGGEEIGKQYGLTPRARIVATAAVGSEPTIMLTGPTPATEKVLATAGLTVDDIDLFELNEAFASVVLKWMKDLNLPEEKVNVNGGAIAMGHPLGATGAMLVGTVVDELERRQARRALVTLCIGGGMGVATIIERV, translated from the coding sequence GTGAGCAACGAGGCGTACATCTACGAGGCGCTCCGCACGCCTCGCGGCAAGAACAAGGGCGGTGCGCTCCACGGCACCAAGCCGGTCGACCTGGTGGTCGGCCTGATCGACGAGCTGAAGGTGCGCCACCCCAACCTCGACCCCGCGGTGATCGACGACATCGTGCTCGGCGTCGTCTCGCCCGTCGGTGAGCAGGGCGGTGACATCGCCCGCACCGCGGCGCTGGTGGCCGGCCTGCCCGAGACGGTGGCGGGCGTGCAGCTGAACCGCTTCTGCGCCTCCGGCCTGGAGGCCACCAACATCGCCGCGCAGAAGGTGCGCTCCGGCTGGGACCGCCTGGTGATCGGTGGTGGCGTGGAGTCGATGTCGCGCGTGCCGATGGGCTCGGACGGCGGCGCCCTGTTCATGGACCCGTCCACCGCGTACGACAACTACATCGTGCCGCAGGGCATCGGCGCCGACCTGATCGCCACCATCGAGGGCTTCTCGCGCGAGGACGTGGACGCGTTCGCCGTCCGCTCGCAGGAGAAGGCCGAGGCGGCCTGGTCCGGCGGTTACTTCTCGAAGTCGGTCGTGCCGGTCAAGGACATCAACGGCGTGACGATCCTCGACCACGACGAGCACCGCCGCCCCGGCACCTCGATCGAGGGACTGGCCAAGCTCAAGCCCGCCTTCACCACCATCGGTGACATGGGCGGCTTCGACGCGGTGGCGCTGCAGAAGTACCACTCGGTGGAGAAGATCGACCACGTGCACACCGGCGGCAACTCGTCGGGCATCGTCGACGGCGCCGCGATCGTGCTGGTCGGCGGTGAGGAGATCGGCAAGCAGTACGGCCTGACCCCGCGGGCGCGCATCGTCGCCACCGCCGCGGTCGGCTCCGAGCCGACCATCATGCTGACCGGCCCCACCCCGGCCACCGAGAAGGTGCTGGCCACCGCCGGGCTCACGGTCGACGACATCGACCTGTTCGAGCTGAACGAGGCCTTCGCCTCGGTGGTGCTGAAGTGGATGAAGGACCTGAACCTGCCGGAGGAGAAGGTCAACGTCAACGGCGGCGCCATCGCGATGGGCCACCCGCTCGGCGCCACCGGCGCGATGCTGGTCGGCACCGTGGTGGACGAGCTGGAACGCCGTCAGGCCCGTCGCGCGCTGGTCACCCTGTGCATCGGCGGCGGCATGGGCGTCGCGACCATCATCGAGCGGGTGTGA
- a CDS encoding 3-hydroxyacyl-CoA dehydrogenase NAD-binding domain-containing protein, whose translation MTEAKTIRWEQDADGIVVLTLDDPKQSANTMNADFRESLGVVVDRLEAEKDNITGVVLTSAKKTFFAGGDLNDLIQAKPENAAEITASSGTMKGQMRRLEQLGRPVVAAINGAALGGGLELALSTHHRIAADVKGSQIGLPEVTLGLLPGGGGVVRTVRLLGIQSALLNVLLQGQRHKPAKALELGLVDELVGSVDELLPKAKEWIKANPEAVQPWDVKGHKIPGGTPSNPKFAANLPAFPANLRKQIKGANMPAPRAILSAAIEGAQVDFDTAQLIETRYFVHLATGQVAKNMTKAFFFDLQHINSGGSRPDGFEKYTAKKVGVLGAGMMGAAIAYVSAKAGIDVVLKDVSQEAAEKGKGYAVKLEQKALSRGKTTQEKSDELLARIKPTGDPADFAGVDFVIEAVFESVELKHKVFGEIEGIVNPDAVLGSNTSTLPITSLAEGVQRTEDFIGIHFFSPVDKMPLVEIICGEKTSPATLAKVFDYTLQIRKTPIVVNDSRGFFTSRVIGTFINEAVAALGEGVEPASIEQAGAQAGYPAPPLQLMDELTLTLPRKIRLETKAAVEAEGGTWQGHASEAVIDRMVEEFDRKGRSSGAGFYEYDDEGKRTGLWPGLRDAFKSGTGDVPFEDLKERMLFAEALETVKCFDEGVLTSVQDANIGSIFGIGFPAWTGGVIQYINQYEGGLAGFVARARELAERYGDHFLPPESLVAKAEKGEIYE comes from the coding sequence ATGACCGAAGCGAAGACCATCCGCTGGGAACAGGACGCCGACGGCATCGTCGTGCTCACCCTGGACGACCCGAAGCAGTCGGCGAACACGATGAACGCCGACTTCCGCGAGTCGCTCGGTGTTGTCGTCGACCGCCTCGAAGCGGAGAAGGACAACATCACCGGCGTGGTACTCACCTCGGCGAAGAAGACCTTCTTCGCCGGCGGTGACCTGAACGACCTGATCCAGGCGAAGCCGGAGAACGCGGCCGAGATCACCGCGAGCAGTGGCACGATGAAGGGCCAGATGCGCCGGCTGGAACAGCTGGGCCGCCCGGTCGTGGCCGCCATCAACGGTGCCGCCCTCGGCGGTGGCCTGGAGCTGGCGCTGTCCACCCACCACCGCATCGCGGCCGACGTGAAGGGCAGCCAGATCGGCCTGCCCGAGGTCACCCTCGGCCTGCTGCCCGGTGGCGGCGGCGTGGTGCGGACCGTGCGCCTGCTCGGCATCCAGAGCGCGCTGCTGAACGTGCTGCTGCAGGGCCAGCGGCACAAGCCGGCCAAGGCGCTGGAGCTGGGCCTGGTGGACGAGCTGGTCGGCAGCGTGGACGAGCTGCTGCCGAAGGCCAAGGAGTGGATCAAGGCCAATCCCGAGGCCGTGCAGCCGTGGGACGTCAAGGGCCACAAGATCCCCGGCGGCACCCCGTCGAACCCGAAGTTCGCGGCGAACCTGCCCGCGTTCCCGGCCAACCTGCGCAAGCAGATCAAGGGCGCGAACATGCCGGCGCCGCGGGCGATCCTGTCCGCCGCGATCGAGGGCGCGCAGGTCGACTTCGACACCGCGCAGCTGATCGAGACCCGGTACTTCGTGCACCTGGCCACCGGTCAGGTGGCGAAGAACATGACCAAGGCGTTCTTCTTCGACCTGCAGCACATCAACTCCGGCGGTTCGCGGCCGGACGGGTTCGAGAAGTACACCGCCAAGAAGGTCGGCGTGCTCGGCGCGGGCATGATGGGCGCGGCCATCGCCTACGTCTCGGCGAAGGCCGGGATCGACGTGGTGCTCAAGGACGTTTCGCAGGAAGCGGCCGAGAAGGGCAAGGGCTACGCGGTCAAGCTGGAGCAGAAGGCGCTCTCGCGCGGCAAGACCACCCAGGAGAAGTCGGACGAGCTGCTGGCGCGCATCAAGCCGACCGGTGACCCGGCCGACTTCGCCGGGGTCGACTTCGTGATCGAGGCGGTGTTCGAGAGCGTCGAGCTGAAGCACAAGGTGTTCGGCGAGATCGAGGGCATCGTCAACCCGGACGCGGTGCTGGGCTCCAACACCTCCACGCTGCCGATCACCTCGCTCGCCGAGGGCGTGCAGCGGACCGAGGACTTCATCGGCATCCACTTCTTCTCGCCGGTGGACAAGATGCCGCTGGTCGAGATCATCTGCGGGGAGAAGACCTCGCCCGCCACGCTGGCCAAGGTCTTCGACTACACGCTGCAGATCCGCAAGACCCCGATCGTGGTCAACGACAGCCGCGGCTTCTTCACCAGCCGGGTGATCGGCACGTTCATCAACGAGGCCGTCGCCGCGCTGGGTGAGGGCGTCGAGCCCGCGTCGATCGAGCAGGCCGGTGCGCAGGCCGGGTACCCGGCGCCGCCGCTGCAGTTGATGGACGAGCTGACGCTGACCCTGCCGCGCAAGATCCGGCTGGAGACCAAGGCCGCGGTCGAGGCCGAGGGCGGCACGTGGCAGGGGCACGCCTCCGAGGCGGTCATCGACCGCATGGTGGAGGAGTTCGACCGCAAGGGCCGTTCCTCCGGTGCGGGCTTCTACGAGTACGACGACGAGGGCAAGCGGACCGGGTTGTGGCCGGGCCTGCGCGACGCGTTCAAGTCGGGCACCGGCGACGTCCCGTTCGAGGACCTCAAGGAGCGCATGCTCTTCGCCGAGGCGCTGGAGACGGTGAAGTGCTTCGACGAGGGCGTGCTGACCTCGGTGCAGGACGCGAACATCGGCTCGATCTTCGGCATCGGGTTCCCGGCGTGGACCGGTGGTGTCATCCAGTACATCAACCAGTACGAGGGTGGCCTGGCCGGTTTTGTGGCGCGGGCGCGTGAGCTGGCCGAGCGCTACGGCGACCACTTCCTGCCGCCGGAGTCGCTGGTGGCGAAGGCCGAAAAGGGCGAGATCTACGAGTAA
- a CDS encoding alpha/beta hydrolase: MRRSFLRGLVALAGVVVFAAGAVPAGASVPARAEVTPHLLKPTGVLPVGSTSLHLVDSSRPDTWVPSAGPRELMVSLYYPTFVAHGKRKQYMTPLESELLLKEGEIEGLPLDVLSRTRTHSVADAPPVGRWPLVVLSPGFTKPRATLSGLAEDLASHGYVVAVVDHTYENVATTFPDGRVAECVACEITRPPETAHLFWKKLQDGRAADVSFVIDSVLADWGRFVDGSRIAMAGHSAGGAAGIHSMLADPRIKAGVNMDGMQDVPFTGSLSRPFMFMGREVQYTPGASEQAGTWANAWTRLAGWKRWLVVSGMTHASFTDVGLLGWQMGLDSDAEMPGDRAAVVTRRYVRAFVDEHLRGISQGLMDAPSSAYPEIKFCTPESGCA; this comes from the coding sequence ATGAGACGTTCGTTCCTGCGAGGGCTGGTGGCGCTGGCCGGGGTCGTCGTGTTCGCGGCGGGCGCGGTGCCCGCCGGGGCCTCGGTGCCCGCCAGGGCCGAGGTGACGCCACACCTGCTGAAGCCGACCGGGGTGCTGCCGGTGGGGTCCACCTCGCTGCACCTGGTGGATTCGTCGCGGCCGGACACCTGGGTGCCGTCGGCCGGGCCGCGTGAGCTGATGGTTTCGCTGTACTACCCGACTTTTGTGGCGCACGGGAAGCGGAAGCAGTACATGACGCCGCTGGAGTCGGAATTGCTGTTGAAGGAAGGGGAGATCGAGGGGTTGCCGTTGGATGTGCTGAGTCGCACGCGAACGCATTCCGTTGCCGACGCGCCACCGGTGGGACGGTGGCCGCTCGTGGTGTTGTCGCCGGGCTTCACGAAACCGCGGGCGACGCTTTCCGGGCTGGCGGAGGACCTGGCGAGTCACGGTTATGTGGTGGCCGTGGTCGACCACACCTACGAGAACGTGGCCACGACCTTCCCGGATGGACGGGTGGCGGAGTGCGTGGCTTGTGAGATCACGCGTCCGCCGGAGACGGCGCATCTGTTCTGGAAGAAGCTGCAAGATGGCCGGGCGGCTGATGTTTCGTTCGTGATCGATTCGGTGTTGGCCGACTGGGGTCGTTTTGTGGACGGGTCGCGGATTGCGATGGCGGGCCATTCGGCGGGCGGCGCGGCCGGTATCCACTCGATGCTGGCGGATCCCCGGATCAAGGCGGGGGTGAATATGGACGGAATGCAGGACGTACCCTTCACCGGTTCACTTTCCCGGCCGTTCATGTTCATGGGGCGGGAAGTCCAGTACACGCCGGGAGCGAGCGAGCAGGCAGGAACCTGGGCGAACGCGTGGACCCGGCTGGCTGGGTGGAAGCGGTGGCTCGTGGTGAGCGGGATGACGCACGCTTCGTTTACGGACGTGGGTTTGCTGGGCTGGCAAATGGGCTTGGATTCTGATGCCGAGATGCCGGGGGATCGCGCTGCTGTGGTTACGCGTCGGTATGTGCGCGCTTTTGTCGATGAGCATCTGCGGGGGATTTCACAGGGGTTGATGGATGCGCCTTCGTCGGCGTATCCGGAGATCAAATTCTGCACCCCTGAGAGCGGTTGCGCGTAG
- a CDS encoding PP2C family serine/threonine-protein phosphatase, whose amino-acid sequence MMTTLQLTLGHRPMSDSVSKRGPRSINADAVATHTDAVSGRTAFVVADGVGDHLLAARAARLSARVAAETASRSGAHAGLLAAQRELRSQFEQEQADCVLIVAVLPPLDSPAEAQADIAWVGDCRLYRWNGRVLSQLTVDHTLAEFWRSQDLVPSARMEHVVTDSVRTARESDIGHSYTPVRGGRLLLCTDGVHKTLNMVAVKELLSGAADPHSAADKLVEAAHTLGSGDNATAVVVDLQPLP is encoded by the coding sequence ATGATGACCACGCTCCAGCTGACCCTCGGCCATCGTCCGATGTCGGATTCGGTCAGCAAGCGCGGGCCGCGCTCCATCAACGCCGACGCGGTCGCCACGCACACCGACGCGGTTTCGGGCCGCACGGCCTTCGTGGTCGCGGACGGCGTCGGTGACCACCTGCTCGCCGCCAGGGCCGCGCGGTTGTCGGCGCGCGTCGCCGCGGAAACCGCGTCCCGCTCCGGGGCTCACGCGGGTTTGCTGGCGGCGCAACGGGAACTGCGCTCTCAGTTCGAGCAGGAGCAGGCGGACTGCGTGCTGATCGTGGCCGTGCTGCCGCCGCTGGACTCGCCGGCCGAGGCGCAGGCGGACATCGCCTGGGTGGGCGACTGCCGGTTGTACCGGTGGAACGGGCGGGTGCTCTCGCAGCTGACCGTGGACCACACGCTCGCCGAGTTCTGGCGCTCGCAGGACCTGGTGCCCTCGGCGCGGATGGAGCACGTGGTGACCGACTCGGTCCGCACCGCGCGGGAGTCGGACATCGGCCACTCCTACACCCCGGTTCGTGGTGGCCGGCTCTTGTTGTGCACCGACGGTGTGCACAAGACGCTCAACATGGTGGCGGTGAAGGAACTGCTGTCCGGCGCGGCAGACCCGCACTCGGCCGCCGACAAGCTGGTGGAGGCCGCCCACACGCTGGGCAGCGGGGACAACGCCACCGCCGTGGTCGTCGACCTGCAACCCCTGCCCTGA